In a single window of the Debaryomyces hansenii CBS767 chromosome A complete sequence genome:
- a CDS encoding DEHA2A11132p (weakly similar to uniprot|P18496 Saccharomyces cerevisiae YLR393W ATP10 Mitochondrial inner membrane protein required for assembly of the F0 sector of mitochondrial F1F0 ATP synthase), translated as MIKIQTRTFSQVSRLLNVKAPRFTQTLKEASKPALTKSHSITRPFGLDSGVMINQTNHGSGGSIQDKIFGSEAKERRQKQLDYEIAHSPFYESKSFTNTNGKIFTPPVSFFKREKSKYFPNFGGATVDGRDQTLFGLLEGKVSIVRLYSTVSGEKCSETYFNVEGKKYLTSGYGAFEAEHPMSQIIDINIPQNWLKGLLVKLSSGSIKRSLPQQRQSKYFIVSDKLFSFDIKQKLMCDNTCSGYIYVLDHQGRIRWATSGYADPAELSLMWKCVRGLEKELKSLSV; from the coding sequence ATGATTAAGATTCAAACGAGAACATTCTCCCAAGTTTCTAGGTTGCTCAACGTAAAAGCACCGAGATTTACTCAGACGCTAAAAGAAGCTAGTAAGCCGGCATTAACCAAATCACATCTGATTACGAGACCGTTTGGGTTGGATTCGGGTGTAATGATCAACCAGACAAACCACGGCTCGGGTGGGTCTATTCAGGACAAGATTTTTGGGTCAGAGGCTAAAGAGAGAAGACAAAAGCAGTTGGACTACGAAATCGCCCATTCTCCATTCTACGAGTCTAAGTCGTTTACCAATACCAACGGGAAGATTTTCACGCCTCCGGTATCGTTCTTCAAACGTGAAAAATCAAAGTATTTTCCTAATTTTGGGGGTGCTACGGTGGATGGCCGGGATCAGACGTTATTCGGATTGTTAGAGGGCAAAGTCAGTATTGTGCGCTTGTATTCGACTGTATCGGGCGAAAAGTGTTCGGAGACGTATTTCAATGTGGAAGGCAAGAAGTACTTGACGTCGGGATATGGTGCTTTTGAAGCGGAGCATCCAATGTCACaaattatagatataaatattcctCAGAACTGGTTGAAAGGCCTTCTCGTTAAATTATCTAGTGGCAGCATTAAAAGATCACTTCCCCAGCAACGTCAGAGCAAGTACTTTATAGTGTCGGACAAGTTATTTCTGTTTGATATCAAACAGAAGTTAATGTGTGACAATACGTGTTCTGGTTATATATATGTTCTTGATCACCAGGGACGTATTAGATGGGCCACTAGTGGATACGCCGATCCAGCAGAACTCAGTTTGATGTGGAAGTGTGTTAGGGGCCTCGAAAAAGAGTTAAAATCCTTGTCAGTTTAA
- a CDS encoding 40S ribosomal protein S20 (highly similar to uniprot|P38701 Saccharomyces cerevisiae YHL015W RPS20 Protein component of the small (40S) ribosomal subunit) → MSAPINKEKVQDQEQEILKIRITLTSTKVKQLENVSANIIRNAVQNKIVKKGPVRMPTKVLKITTRKSPNGEGSKTWDTYEMRIHKRVIDLQAEASIVKKITQITIEPGVDVEVTIAA, encoded by the coding sequence ATGTCAGCTCCAATCAACAAGGAAAAGGTTCAAGatcaagaacaagaaattcTTAAAATCAGAATTACTTTAACTTCCACCAAAGTTAAGCAATTAGAAAACGTTTCTGCTAACATCATCAGAAATGCCGttcaaaacaaaattgTTAAGAAGGGACCAGTTAGAATGCCAACCAAGGTTTTAAAGATCACCACCAGAAAGTCTCCAAATGGTGAAGGTTCTAAGACCTGGGATACCTACGAAATGAGAATCCACAAGCGTGTCATTGACTTACAAGCTGAAGCTTCTATTGTCAAGAAGATCACCCAAATCACCATCGAACCAGGTGTGGATGTCGAAGTCACCATTGCTGCTTAA
- a CDS encoding DEHA2A11154p (no similarity) encodes MKFLSVATLVTIALAVFVEAENFDDKREDLKDDHDDEVENLSKDYYPNKVCDRYCNQVYSYGKKYEHSKNWKKYLCSRDFHRDLDRCKYGCRKNYYHNHWSKYIDPYYKKNCGRYI; translated from the coding sequence atgaaattcttaTCTGTTGCTACCCTTGTTACTATTGCCTTAGCAGTCTTTGTTGAAGCAGAAAATTTTGACGACAAACGTGAAGATCTTAAAGATGATCATGACGATGAAGTGGAGAATCTTTCGAAAGACTACTATCCTAACAAAGTCTGTGATAGGTATTGTAACCAAGTTTATTCTTACGGTAAAAAGTATGAACATAGcaagaattggaaaaaaTACCTCTGCTCGAGGGATTTCCATAGAGACCTTGATAGATGCAAGTACGGCTGTCGAAAGAACTATTACCACAATCATTGGAGCAAATATATCGATCCTTACTACAAAAAGAACTGTGGAAGGTATATctaa
- a CDS encoding DEHA2A11176p (no similarity): MTVMITKMITKTMMTTTATQKNGSPNDATEYVTKLSRWVKSVKNRGILNMSSLKAIPEGTCKDYGCENNYKKNWGKY; the protein is encoded by the coding sequence ATGACGGTAATGATCACAAAGATGATCACAAAGACCATGATGACAACAACAGCTACCCAAAAGAATGGCCTGCCAAATGATGCGACAGAATATGTAACGAAGTTATCTCGTTGGGTAAAGAGTGTGAAAAACAGAGGAATCCTAAATATGTCCCTGCTCAAAGCAATTCCAGAAGGAACTTGCAAAGACTACGGCTGCGAAAATAACTACAAGAAAAACTGGGGTAAATATTGA